Proteins encoded within one genomic window of Panicum virgatum strain AP13 chromosome 1N, P.virgatum_v5, whole genome shotgun sequence:
- the LOC120657652 gene encoding ethylene receptor 3-like isoform X1: protein MVRPWVQSVSILTKSCNLFSSSPRQLANLVTHLCSCSAAELDRTMLWPRFRCPSRSHSSPIAMRRLLLLVLAAAPAAAGGEMGYTHCACDGEGGGGGFWSLDNIFKWQKVSDLLIAAAYFSIPLELLYFVAGLRHLLPFRWVLVQFGAFIVLCGLTHLLAAFTYEPHPFMVVLLLTAAKFLTALVSFLTAITLLTLIPQLLRVKVRESLLWIKARELDREVVLMKRQEEASWHVRMLTQEIRRSLDRHTVLYTTLIELSRVLALNNCAVWMPSEDKTGMCLTHELRQGSDGEGVVSADDKDILEVKSSDGVKLLPPESVLGSASGGGKEGTGTVAAIRMPMLKVADFKGGTPEVIQTSYAVLVLVPPSDRNWAPHELEIVEVVADQVAVALSHASLLEESQAMRDRLAEQNRELLQARRDALMANEARDAFQRVMSQGMRRPIHSILGLVSVVQEEGLTPEQKLVVDTMARTATVVSTLIKDVMEMSAVNQERFPLETRPFHLHSMIRDAACVARCLCDFRGFGFAVHIENALPDLVIGDERRIFHVLLHMVGNLIGRIDAGTVTFRVRADDETMEDQRWDPWRPSYSGGHSSVKFVIGVKQQQSADSSKSLAQFLRKPSTEGFDLRLSFSMCRKLVQMMQGNIWAILDGQGLPESMTLVLRFQLQPSLSGSSLGGSFDLQYPSPSNQIAGLKVLLIDDDEINLVVARKLLEKLGCTVSSLPSGSGFMNSVGPTSTSFQLVVVNLEMARVNPLDVASRIRQYRSAHWPLVMAMTSEQNVWEKCAQSGINGVLKRPLVLQEVKDELTRILQNT, encoded by the exons ATGGTCCGCCCCTGGGTACAATCCGTCTCAATTCTTACCAAAAGTTGCAACCTTTTCTCCAGTTCTCCTCGGCAACTTGCCAATTTGGTCACCCATTTGTGTTCTTGCAGCGCGGCTGAACTGGACCGGACGATGCTCTGGCCAAGATTCAGATGTCCATCCAGAAGCCATTCCTCCCCCATCGCCATGCGCCGGCTCCTGCTCCtggtgctcgccgccgcgcccgccgccgctggtggcgAAATGGGGTACACTCATTGCGCCTGCgacggagagggcggcggcggcggcttctggAGCCTAGACAACATCTTCAAGTGGCAGAAGGTCAGCGACCTGCTCATCGCTGCGGCCTACTTCTccatccccctcgagctcctctacttcgtcgccggcctccgccacctGCTCCCGTTCCGCTGGGTGCTGGTCCAGTTCGGTGCCTTCATCGTGCTGTGCGGCCTCACCCACCTGCTGGCGGCGTTCACCTACGAGCCCCACCCGTTCATGGTCGTGCTGCTCCTCACCGCCGCCAAGTTCCTCACGGCACTCGTGTCCTTCCTCACTGCcatcacgctgctcactctcatCCCACAGCTGCTGCGCGTCAAGGTCCGTGAAAGCCTGCTCTGGATCAAGGCCCGCGAGCTCGACCGCGAGGTGGTGCTGATGAAGCGGCAGGAGGAGGCGAGCTGGCATGTCCGCATGCTAACCCAGGAGATTCGCCGCTCCCTCGACCGCCACACTGTGCTCTACACCACGCTCATTGAGCTCTCCAGGGTGCTCGCACTCAACAACTGCGCCGTCTGGATGCCCTCCGAGGACAAGACTGGAATGTGCCTCACCCACGAGCTCCGCCAAGGCAGCGACGGAGAAGGCGTCGTCAGCGCCGACGACAAGGACATCCTGGAGGTCAAGAGCAGTGATGGCGTCAAGCTGCTGCCGCCGGAGTCGGTCCTTGGGTCGGCCAGCGGCGGTGGCAAGGAGGGGACCGGCACGGTGGCTGCGATTCGGATGCCAATGCTCAAGGTCGCGGACTTCAAGGGTGGAACGCCGGAGGTGATCCAGACGAGCTATGCTGTGCTAGTTTTGGTGCCGCCCAGTGACCGGAACTGGGCACCGCATGAGCTGGAGATCGTCGAGGTGGTCGCTGATCAGGTGGCCGTCGCGCTCTCTCATGCCTCACTGCTTGAGGAGTCCCAAGCAATGCGCGACAGGCTGGCCGAGCAGAACCGTGAGCTGCTGCAGGCAAGGCGGGACGCCCTCATGGCGAACGAGGCCAGGGACGCGTTCCAGCGTGTCATGAGCCAGGGAATGAGGAGGCCCATCCACTCCATCCTAGGACTGGTGTCCGTAGTGCAGGAGGAGGGCCTAACACCCGAGCAGAAGCTCGTCGTTGACACTATGGCGCGGACAGCTACCGTTGTCTCGACGCTCATCAAGGATGTCATGGAGATGTCCGCTGTCAACCAGGAGCGCTTCCCATTGGAGACACGGCCATTCCATCTGCACTCCATGATCAGGGATGCCGCTTGTGTGGCGAGGTGTCTCTGTGACTTTAGGGGGTTTGGTTTCGCGGTGCACATTGAGAATGCGCTGCCAGACCTTGTCATTGGCGACGAGCGGCGGATTTTCCATGTCTTGCTGCACATGGTTGGCAATCTGATTGGTCGGATCGATGCGGGGACTGTCACGTTCCGGGTGCGTGCTGATGATGAGACGATGGAGGATCAGAGGTGGGATCCATGGAGGCCAAGCTACTCTGGTGGGCATTCGTCAGTTAAGTTTGTGATTGGGGTGAAGCAGCAGCAGAGTGCTGACTCATCAAAGTCGCTTGCACAGTTCTTGCGGAAGCCAAGCACTGAGGGGTTTGATCTCAGGCTCAGCTTCAGCATGTGCAGGAAGCTTGTGCAG ATGATgcaaggaaacatctgggccaTTCTTGATGGCCAAGGACTCCCGGAGAGCATGACCCTAGTCCTGAGATTCCAGCTGCAACCATCGCTGTCGGGCTCCAGCCTTGGAGGATCATTTGATCTGCAGTACCCATCGCCATCAAACCAAATCGCGGGTCTGAAGGTTCTGCTGATCGATGATGATGAAATCAACCTAGTCGTGGCACGAAAGCTCCTGGAGAAGCTAGGCTGCACTGTGTCCTCACTTCCCTCGGGTTCAGGGTTCATGAACTCTGTTGGGCCCACCTCTACCTCGTTCCAGCTCGTCGTGGTGAACCTCGAGATGGCAAGAGTGAATCCCTTGGATGTTGCCTCGAGGATCAGGCAGTACAGGAGCGCGCACTGGCCCTTGGTCATGGCGATGACATCAGAGCAAAACGTGTGGGAGAAGTGCGCTCAGTCAGGGATCAACGGCGTCCTGAAGAGGCCTCTTGTTCTGCAGGAAGTAAAAGATGAGCTGACAAGAATCCTTCAGAACACATGA
- the LOC120657652 gene encoding ethylene receptor 3-like isoform X2 — protein MLWPRFRCPSRSHSSPIAMRRLLLLVLAAAPAAAGGEMGYTHCACDGEGGGGGFWSLDNIFKWQKVSDLLIAAAYFSIPLELLYFVAGLRHLLPFRWVLVQFGAFIVLCGLTHLLAAFTYEPHPFMVVLLLTAAKFLTALVSFLTAITLLTLIPQLLRVKVRESLLWIKARELDREVVLMKRQEEASWHVRMLTQEIRRSLDRHTVLYTTLIELSRVLALNNCAVWMPSEDKTGMCLTHELRQGSDGEGVVSADDKDILEVKSSDGVKLLPPESVLGSASGGGKEGTGTVAAIRMPMLKVADFKGGTPEVIQTSYAVLVLVPPSDRNWAPHELEIVEVVADQVAVALSHASLLEESQAMRDRLAEQNRELLQARRDALMANEARDAFQRVMSQGMRRPIHSILGLVSVVQEEGLTPEQKLVVDTMARTATVVSTLIKDVMEMSAVNQERFPLETRPFHLHSMIRDAACVARCLCDFRGFGFAVHIENALPDLVIGDERRIFHVLLHMVGNLIGRIDAGTVTFRVRADDETMEDQRWDPWRPSYSGGHSSVKFVIGVKQQQSADSSKSLAQFLRKPSTEGFDLRLSFSMCRKLVQMMQGNIWAILDGQGLPESMTLVLRFQLQPSLSGSSLGGSFDLQYPSPSNQIAGLKVLLIDDDEINLVVARKLLEKLGCTVSSLPSGSGFMNSVGPTSTSFQLVVVNLEMARVNPLDVASRIRQYRSAHWPLVMAMTSEQNVWEKCAQSGINGVLKRPLVLQEVKDELTRILQNT, from the exons ATGCTCTGGCCAAGATTCAGATGTCCATCCAGAAGCCATTCCTCCCCCATCGCCATGCGCCGGCTCCTGCTCCtggtgctcgccgccgcgcccgccgccgctggtggcgAAATGGGGTACACTCATTGCGCCTGCgacggagagggcggcggcggcggcttctggAGCCTAGACAACATCTTCAAGTGGCAGAAGGTCAGCGACCTGCTCATCGCTGCGGCCTACTTCTccatccccctcgagctcctctacttcgtcgccggcctccgccacctGCTCCCGTTCCGCTGGGTGCTGGTCCAGTTCGGTGCCTTCATCGTGCTGTGCGGCCTCACCCACCTGCTGGCGGCGTTCACCTACGAGCCCCACCCGTTCATGGTCGTGCTGCTCCTCACCGCCGCCAAGTTCCTCACGGCACTCGTGTCCTTCCTCACTGCcatcacgctgctcactctcatCCCACAGCTGCTGCGCGTCAAGGTCCGTGAAAGCCTGCTCTGGATCAAGGCCCGCGAGCTCGACCGCGAGGTGGTGCTGATGAAGCGGCAGGAGGAGGCGAGCTGGCATGTCCGCATGCTAACCCAGGAGATTCGCCGCTCCCTCGACCGCCACACTGTGCTCTACACCACGCTCATTGAGCTCTCCAGGGTGCTCGCACTCAACAACTGCGCCGTCTGGATGCCCTCCGAGGACAAGACTGGAATGTGCCTCACCCACGAGCTCCGCCAAGGCAGCGACGGAGAAGGCGTCGTCAGCGCCGACGACAAGGACATCCTGGAGGTCAAGAGCAGTGATGGCGTCAAGCTGCTGCCGCCGGAGTCGGTCCTTGGGTCGGCCAGCGGCGGTGGCAAGGAGGGGACCGGCACGGTGGCTGCGATTCGGATGCCAATGCTCAAGGTCGCGGACTTCAAGGGTGGAACGCCGGAGGTGATCCAGACGAGCTATGCTGTGCTAGTTTTGGTGCCGCCCAGTGACCGGAACTGGGCACCGCATGAGCTGGAGATCGTCGAGGTGGTCGCTGATCAGGTGGCCGTCGCGCTCTCTCATGCCTCACTGCTTGAGGAGTCCCAAGCAATGCGCGACAGGCTGGCCGAGCAGAACCGTGAGCTGCTGCAGGCAAGGCGGGACGCCCTCATGGCGAACGAGGCCAGGGACGCGTTCCAGCGTGTCATGAGCCAGGGAATGAGGAGGCCCATCCACTCCATCCTAGGACTGGTGTCCGTAGTGCAGGAGGAGGGCCTAACACCCGAGCAGAAGCTCGTCGTTGACACTATGGCGCGGACAGCTACCGTTGTCTCGACGCTCATCAAGGATGTCATGGAGATGTCCGCTGTCAACCAGGAGCGCTTCCCATTGGAGACACGGCCATTCCATCTGCACTCCATGATCAGGGATGCCGCTTGTGTGGCGAGGTGTCTCTGTGACTTTAGGGGGTTTGGTTTCGCGGTGCACATTGAGAATGCGCTGCCAGACCTTGTCATTGGCGACGAGCGGCGGATTTTCCATGTCTTGCTGCACATGGTTGGCAATCTGATTGGTCGGATCGATGCGGGGACTGTCACGTTCCGGGTGCGTGCTGATGATGAGACGATGGAGGATCAGAGGTGGGATCCATGGAGGCCAAGCTACTCTGGTGGGCATTCGTCAGTTAAGTTTGTGATTGGGGTGAAGCAGCAGCAGAGTGCTGACTCATCAAAGTCGCTTGCACAGTTCTTGCGGAAGCCAAGCACTGAGGGGTTTGATCTCAGGCTCAGCTTCAGCATGTGCAGGAAGCTTGTGCAG ATGATgcaaggaaacatctgggccaTTCTTGATGGCCAAGGACTCCCGGAGAGCATGACCCTAGTCCTGAGATTCCAGCTGCAACCATCGCTGTCGGGCTCCAGCCTTGGAGGATCATTTGATCTGCAGTACCCATCGCCATCAAACCAAATCGCGGGTCTGAAGGTTCTGCTGATCGATGATGATGAAATCAACCTAGTCGTGGCACGAAAGCTCCTGGAGAAGCTAGGCTGCACTGTGTCCTCACTTCCCTCGGGTTCAGGGTTCATGAACTCTGTTGGGCCCACCTCTACCTCGTTCCAGCTCGTCGTGGTGAACCTCGAGATGGCAAGAGTGAATCCCTTGGATGTTGCCTCGAGGATCAGGCAGTACAGGAGCGCGCACTGGCCCTTGGTCATGGCGATGACATCAGAGCAAAACGTGTGGGAGAAGTGCGCTCAGTCAGGGATCAACGGCGTCCTGAAGAGGCCTCTTGTTCTGCAGGAAGTAAAAGATGAGCTGACAAGAATCCTTCAGAACACATGA
- the LOC120653780 gene encoding transcription factor CSA-like, giving the protein MPYPQPRAGQVVALWGRRARFKDDKQASVRASTCHVVRHRRPGGIGDAACPPHPAAAGVDARLERLAREHGFRHWRRVAARMGSGRSSRECRGRWRHHLARHVYHRPFTARDDDDLARLYVRHGGRWRDMSRAVGGRTSRVMRRRRRELRDSDAFLSKLWKPVTVSTEPSSQQQQQHLRLGQCCLLLDTDALLVASFRDLLIQ; this is encoded by the coding sequence ATGCCCTACCCGCAGCCGCGCGCAGGACAAGTTGTTGCCTTGTGGGGACGACGGGCACGGTTCAAGGACGACAAGCAAGCAAGTGTGCGTGCGTCGACTTGCCATGTGGTCCGGCACCGCCGCCCCGGCGGCATTGGCGACGCCGCCTGTCCTCCGCATCCGGCTGCCGCCGGCGTGGACGCGCGCCTGGAGCGCCTCGCCAGGGAGCACGGCTTCCGCCACTGGCGCCGCGTGGCGGCGCGAATGGGCTCGGGGCGGTCGTCGAGGGAGTGCCGCGGCAGGTGGCGCCACCACCTCGCCCGCCACGTGTACCACCGGCCCTTCACCGcccgcgacgacgacgacctcgcGCGCCTCTACGTCCGCCACGGCGGCCGCTGGAGGGACATGAGCCGGGCCGTCGGCGGCCGCACCTCCCGCGTCATGAGGCGCCGCCGGAGGGAGCTCCGCGACAGCGACGCGTTCCTCAGCAAGCTCTGGAAGCCTGTCACTGTCAGCACGGAGCCGtcgtcgcagcagcagcagcagcacctgcgCTTGGGGCAATGCTGTCTACTGCTCGACACCGACGCACTCCTAGTAGCTTCTTTCCGCGACCTTTTGATCCAGTAA
- the LOC120653782 gene encoding zinc finger protein 8-like, whose product MDLSQETKDNKASPSGEAPDDDKELQKQRAGSSGGGDDNDDDEGTRQPYKCTFCRRGFPTAQALGGHMNVHRRHRGRPTTGAAAVQGITSSSRSGCYEQQQQPQPDQKGSSLVYGLLFYFLSAHQ is encoded by the exons ATGGATTTGAGTCAGGAAACCAAGGACAACAAGGCGTCCCCGAGCGGTGAGGCTCCCGACGACGACAAGGAGCTGCAGAAGCAGCgcgccggcagcagcggcggcggcgatgacaacgacgacgacgagggaaCAAGGCAGCCGTACAAGTGCACCTTCTGCAGGAGGGGGTTCCCGACGGCGCAGGCGCTCGGCGGCCACATGAACGTCCACCGCAGGCACAGGGGGAGACCCACcaccggcgccgcagcggtGCAAGGAattaccagcagcagcagaagcggTTGctacgagcagcagcagcagcc ACAACCTGATCAAAAGGGAAGCTCGCTCGTCTATGGATTGCTATTTTACTTTTTAAGTGCTCATCAATAA
- the LOC120657654 gene encoding calmodulin-binding receptor-like cytoplasmic kinase 2 yields the protein MAGRDRRGALSPSSSGRLTPEQGRRWAWSPAWSRPLSDRGTTSRGSSSSSSSSSSLRSLFRSIGVWFTSLSSSSTTTTSSASRRRRIKEAAPAAVDVIKKPPLPAQTGGKPSARGLYAGSGRQQLRPSFQSSVFSMEEILRATNNFSPALKIGQGGFGAVYKGVLPDGTVVAVKRAKMRMQNPHVDVEFRSEVKIMARIEHQSLVRFYGYLECGEERIVVVEYVPNGTLREHLDRCHGRFLDLGTRLDIAIDVAHAVTYLHMYSDHPVIHRDIKSSNILLTHSLRAKVADFGFARLGSGAGAGEATHVTTQVKGTAGYLDPEYLKTCQLTDRSDVYSFGVLLVELASARRPIETKRDIKERLTARWAMARFIGGTAADVLDPHLARTPAAERALEMLLELAFRCTGPVRQDRPAMRDCCRALWAIRKTYRDMLAAADVTPSTPTDSPAPATSGGPDACTASSNATNTIIATTN from the exons ATGGCCGGGCGCGACCGCCGCGGGGCCCTGTCGCCCTCGTCGTCCGGGCGGCTCAcgccggagcaggggcggcgctgggcgtggAGCCCCGCATGGTCGCGCCCGCTCTCCGACCGCGGCACCACCAGCAGGGGCAgcagctcgtcgtcgtcctcatcTTCATCTTTGAGGTCCCTGTTCCGCTCCATCGGGGTCTGGTTCACctcgctctcctcctcctccaccaccaccacgtcgtCGGCCTCCAGGAGGCGGCGGATCAAggaggccgcgccggcggcggttgACGTGATCAAGAAGCCGCCGT TGCCGGCGCAGACCGGGGGGAAGCCGTCCGCCCGCGGGCTCTACGCCGGCAGCGGCCGGCAGCAGCTGCGCCCGTCGTTCCAGAGCTCCGTCTTCTCCATGGAGGAGATCCTCCGGGCCACCAACAACTTCTCGCCGGCGCTCAAGATCGGCCAGGGCGGCTTCGGGGCCGTCTACAAGGGCGTCCTCCCCGACGGCACCGTCGTCGCCGTCAAGCGCGCCAAGATG CGGATGCAGAACCCTCACGTGGACGTGGAGTTCCGCAGCGAGGTCAAGATCATGGCGCGCATCGAGCACCAGAGCCTGGTGCGCTTCTACGGCTACCTGGAGTGCGGCGAGGAGcgcatcgtcgtcgtcgagtACGTCCCCAACGGCACCCTGCGGGAGCACCTCGACA GGTGCCACGGGCGGTTCCTCGACTTGGGGACGCGCCTCGACatcgccatcgacgtcgcccaCGCCGTCACCTACCTGCACATGTACTCCGACCACCCCGTCATCCACCGCGACATCAAGTCCTCCAACATCCTCCTCACCCACTCGCTCCGCGCCAAGGTCGCCGacttcggcttcgcccgcctcggctccggcgccggcgccggcgaggccacGCACGTCACCACGCAGGTCAAGGGCACGGCGGGGTACCTGGACCCGGAGTACCTCAAGACCTGCCAGCTCACCGACCGCAGCGACGTCTACTCCTTCGGCGTGCTCCTCGTCGAGCtcgcctccgcgcgccgccccatCGAGACCAAGCGCGACATCAAGGAGCGCCTCACCGCGCGCTGGGCCATGGCCAGGTTCATCGGTGGCACCGCCGCCGACGTGCTCGACCCGCACCTCGCGCGCACGCCCGCCGCGGAGCGCGCGCTGGAGATGCTGCTGGAGCTCGCCTTCCGGTGCACGGGGCCCGTCAGGCAGGACAGGCCCGCCATGAGAGACTGCTGCAGGGCGCTCTGGGCCATCAGGAAGACATACAGGGacatgctcgccgccgccgacgtcacCCCCAGCACTCCGACCGactcaccggcgccggcgacctctGGAGGACCTGATGCCTGCACTGCATCATCCAACGCAACAAACACTATTATTGCTACTACTAACTGA
- the LOC120657655 gene encoding probable E3 ubiquitin-protein ligase RHB1A has product MGGCCCCSSRTSESDRAPVHVYHRQNPEEHEPLSSAFDGASPTSAIVAVDTNLDTSTLDTYRAPPAPLPYDVGLTVAENPDLEKSDIKTKTEGQQSPKVGEFESCEKGTPEDKPDEEDVCPICLEEYDEENPRSMTKCEHHFHLCCILEWMERSNTCPVCDQITLIDEMYE; this is encoded by the exons ATGggtggttgctgctgctgctcatcaAGAACATCTGAATCCGACAGAGCACCGGTTCATGTCTAC CATCGACAAAATCCTGAGGAGCATGAACCCTTGTCTTCAGCCTTTGATGGAGCATCTCCAACTTCTGCTATAGTCGCAGTTGATACAAATCTTGACACATCCACTCTTGACACTTACAGAGCACCACCTGCACCTTTGCCTTATGATGTTGGCTTGACTGTTGCAGAAAATCCTG ATTTGGAGAAGTCAGACATTAAAACCAAAACTGAAGGGCAGCAATCCCCAAAGGTGGGTGAATTTGAGTCATGCGAAAAAGGTACCCCTGAGGATAAGCCAGATGAGGAGGATGTTTGCCCAATCTGTCTTGAAG AATATGATGAAGAAAATCCCCGTTCTATGACCAAATGTGAGCACCATTTTCATCTTTGTTGCATACTTGAATGGATGGAGAGAAGCAATACGTGCCCAGTGTGCGACCAG ATAACTCTGATAGATGAGATGTATGAATAG